The stretch of DNA cgcgcaaatattaaATCGTACTAGTGAGAGGGACTACAGAGGCACTATAGAGGGTTCATCATGGATTCAACAGGAAGACATTATTATAATTAGTCAGATCTTTTAATAGAGAATGCCAAATATTGATACGCAGGATGACTGGAAGTCTTTGATTTTCATGTTATATacatgaacaaagaaaagaaattcatTAAATTATGCCACCTACAAATGATACTAGCACAGAAGTTTCCAAGTTTGACAAAGATTGATTCATTGCACGTCATCTTTGAAATGAAATTGGTATGCTTTTCTTGTGGAATTTATGCTTTTCTTGTACCACATTATCATATGTTTACTTCAATGACAACACTTCGCCTTCGAAATCTTCATGAATATGTGTAATCTTAAAGGTATTAATAATAAGTACCATTAACAGAAGAATAAGTTTTGATTCGACTTCACAGATGAGATGCACTAAACTTAAAATTTCCTCTCCATCTAGTTTGTGCTGCTCCTAATTAATCTATAATATTTTTCCCACAACCAACTTTCAATGGGAGAAGACTGCAACATAcatatttattctttttttaaattttttttattacatacatattttttcttgtattaGGTAGACAAGGGAATAGTCATGGGATAACCAAGGGAGATTATAGTACAATCAATTGCAGGTACATCATGCTACGACAACTTTAGCATATTCTTGATGTGCAACTTTCGTAGACAGTATCCAGTTAGGAAGGAAGGAATTTCTTTGATGTGCAACTTTCGCGTGCcttgttttgggttgaaaCAGAATCCCTCACGAACTTGTCATGACATTTTACATGAATATCATCTCCCTATATAAGGTGGTACTACTACCACCCCTTCAACTCTTCCCTCACTCCTACTTTGAAAGTTGAATTTCAAACTAATACTTCTTTCAGATCATCTCTTCCCTCGCTCTCATAATTCTATTAGATCACCGACTTTTTGACAATGAACAAACCAATTCCCATGGTGGTTTTCGCTGACTGCTCCGGTGAGGCTGAGGCTACTGAAGCTGGGCAGGGGCACAAACCCCAGGCCCTAAAATTAAAAGTCGCAGCCATTGCATCCGTACTGTTTGCCGGTGCAATGGGTGTTGGCATTCCCATTCTTGGGAAGGCCATACCTTGTCTAAATCCGGGCAACAGTGCCACTCCATCATCATAGGAATCTCCTTGGGTGTTTCTGGAAGTCCAGACACCATAAGGCCCTTAGTTGCTGCGTTAGccttttatcaattttttgaAGGCATAGGCCTTGGTGGATATATAGCTCAGGTAACTGCTTTACCAGCCATTAATTATGCATCTTAATTGATTCCTATAGTTCAATTAAACTCTGGATGACGTTAATTGacgggatttttttttcatgttcttattttttgtaGGCGAATTTCAAGTCTCGAGCAACTGCAGTCATGGCACTGTTCTTCTCCCTTACAACTCCTATTGGAGTTGCAATCGGGATTGGAATATCGAACATCTATACAGAAAACAGCCCGACAGCCCTTGTGGTTGAAGGCGTTTTAAACGCGGCTCCAGCGGGTATTTTAATTTACATGTCGCTGGTCGATATGCTTGCGGCCGAGCTTATGAACTCAAAGCTGCAGAGCAATTTAAGGCTTCTGGCTGGGGCCAATTGATCAGTTCTTCTTGGGGCGGGGTGCATATCATTATTAGCCATATGGTCTTAGGCATAGTCTCCATAATGCCGAGAaatatgtattttcttttttgccttATATAATGGaaacagtcccgatctcttggaccacaggagttcaagagattgtggtcacccaaggttggatattaatccaatagttcaaaatgatatatataaatgcaatatgacataaatgattattacccgattcaagtcaaccgttgaatttacatccaacggtgagtgaccataaatctcttggactacagggatCCAAGAGATCAACACTGATAATGGAAATTTCTCGAAAAGTTAATAGTAGGTTTCTTTCTATTGGaataagagatatttagtcatataaactataaaaataagagatatttttagcactaaaactataaataaactctacactatttaatttctataaacaaacccaaaaaatgacaactgattctattgaatttaattttaattattaattactttgatgccctattaaatgttttgggcttttttatgaggttttggggttgggcttgttttaagaaattaatggcagttttgtaatttaaaagaacttaaaagcctttttgttatgttgtaaatgagcttttgggtgtgtttctaaagttcatttcatacaatttttttaaaaaaataataatttgagcTCCTATATTAAGTATAATAATGAATCTCTTATGGAACAATAGGGCCGTTATGCTCATTATTAAACTTGCTGAAGAGATGAGTCCAACAACTTTGAATAACCAATAACCCAGTGGATTCCTCCATCATGGTCCGCCAATTCTTTTATATACATAAATTATGCTAGTTGGAAAATGTTTTCCTATTGGGCCAACCAGGTTTGgtgtgaaaaataattttgaccGATGGATCAAAACGGATGGTTgagattaaaaaataaaaataagttacAATGGGGTCTCTTTTACCAGTATGAAAAATAACAACCGATAGTGAGATTCAATTTCTCAATCGTCTACCTTCTCCCACTTTatctctcctctcctccctctcaCTTTGACAACAACATCTCCACCATCATCCCTCTTTCCAACCACCCACCTATCtggagttttttatttattttttttataaacaaactgATTTTACACAAAATTGGATTTGAGATGGCTGTGGGATTATGGGGTTTGAAAGAAAGGGAACAACAACACATAAAGATCAATGTAGGGagtgttcacccgttttatatttgttcatgtGATAGTAAGGTAAAGTTTCCCATTGTCCTGAAAACCATTGATTGGTCAACatgtcaactttcttttgtgtgcgAGCATAccactgctagcaataaaaaccctagcagacttcttaaaaatagataacttgcgcgcccaagttactgatgtctaaacaagcgattgtgaatttgggtgaggaatatctcccaagtaagttcttttcttacctcagactggtgaggacctCATAATTTTTCACAATACAAACTGGTAGTTTTTG from Prunus dulcis unplaced genomic scaffold, ALMONDv2, whole genome shotgun sequence encodes:
- the LOC117613423 gene encoding zinc transporter 4-like, with protein sequence AQTPGPKIKSRSHCIRTVCRCNGCWHSHSWEGHTLSKSGQQCHSIIIGISLGVSGSPDTIRPLVAALAFYQFFEGIGLGGYIAQANFKSRATAVMALFFSLTTPIGVAIGIGISNIYTENSPTALVVEGVLNAAPAGILIYMSLVDMLAAELMNSKLQSNLRLLAGAN